The following proteins are co-located in the Xiphophorus maculatus strain JP 163 A chromosome 8, X_maculatus-5.0-male, whole genome shotgun sequence genome:
- the ermp1 gene encoding endoplasmic reticulum metallopeptidase 1, whose protein sequence is MESDTAVRRIKPPGTPRYGAEDGDGACGRNCGDNGYSGDPKRKPEVRLLLLREGLAAALLSGFVLLLWGLVHLSLQQLVIGKPSGEFNAERARRHLEQITGVGPRPVGSQENEVLTVGYLLEQIEDIRARTAAGPHQVTVDVQRPTGSFSIDFLGGFTSFYDRVTNIAVKLEPKRGAQHLMLANCHFDTVANSPGASDDAVSCAVMLEVLHSLANQSTPLHHGVVFLFNGAEENVLQASHGFITQHPWAKQVRAFINLEAAGVGGKEVVFQTGPENPWLVQAYVHAAKHPFASVVGQEVFQSGVIPSDTDFRIYRDFGNIPGIDLAFIENGFIYHTKYDTANRILTDSIQRAGDNILAVLKHLVTSEKLADSSEYRHGNMVFFDLLGVIAVAYPARVGTIINYMVAAATFLYLAKKASLPGNRGGRYVRDLACATGVAVLGWFVTLLLVLIVALLITLLGRSMFWYTHFYAAICLYGAAATGKMILIHTLAKNLYYGGVRLVELGDLYFDVSLLLWCCSLVWLTQRGLCSAYVPMLMVAFPLVTRLLLTTEFKHRGASLKYSGLYLLGLALPYLHFMFLIWVVFEIFTPIMGRSGTEIPPEVVMASLVTLAIVFLSSYFLHFVYLVRSTKWILAALGSLFVVMFLLVSAGLFFPYSGNPNSPRPKRIFLQHTTRTFHNLQGQVESRDSGIWINSFDFTAVQHITPQIPEINDSIRTRCREDRPFCGYPWFLPVKFLSRKNWYLPAPEVSPGSPVDFSLMSKEETSWGTVKMTFSVKGPSHMSLYLMPHRGASLSTWSLGDGTPQFDLNGEYFVFYSHGLDAAKWTFWFEIQPPTEPDPAGPEGMISVAISTHYFFGEDRRTAQLEEMLRKFPIWAFPSSWVSTYDMYRY, encoded by the exons ATGGAAAGCGACACGGCCGTCCGGAGAATAAAACCCCCCGGGACTCCGCGCTACGGCGCGGAGGACGGAGATGGAGCCTGTGGCCGGAACTGCGGGGATAACGGCTACAGCGGCGACCCGAAGAGAAAGCCCGAAGTGAGGCTGCTCTTACTGCGGGAAGGACTGGCGGCTGCGCTGCTCTCtgggtttgttttgctgctgtggGGACTCGTTCATCTGTCGCTGCAGCAGCTTGTCATCGGGAAGCCGAGCGGAGAGTTTAACGCGGAGAGAGCAAG GCGACACTTGGAGCAGATCACCGGCGTCGGCCCTCGGCCCGTCGGCAGCCAGGAGAACGAGGTCCTGACGGTGGGCTACCTATTGGAGCAGATAGAGGACATCCGGGCGAGGACGGCAGCGGGGCCTCACCAGGTCACCGTGGACGTCCAGCGCCCCACCGGTTCCTTCTCCATTGACTTTCTAGGAGGCTTCACGAGTTTCTACGACCGCGTCACCAACATCGCAGTGAAGCTCGAGCCCAAACGTGGAGCCCAGCACCTCATGCTCGCCAACTGTCACTTTGACACCGTGGCCAACAGCCCAG gtgcCAGTGATGATGCGGTGAGCTGCGCTGTGATGCTGGAAGTCCTCCACTCTCTGGCCAACCAGTCCACTCCTCTCCACCACGGCGTTGTCTTCCTCTTCAATGGAGCCGAGGAAAATGTCCTGCAG gCCAGTCATGGTTTTATTACCCAGCATCCCTGGGCCAAACAAGTTCGTGCTTTCATTAACTTGGAGGCTGCAGGCGTTGGCGGCAAGGAAGTTGTTTTCCAGACAG GGCCTGAGAACCCGTGGCTCGTCCAGGCTTACGTTCATGCAGCCAAACACCCCTTCGCCTCGGTGGTCGGACAGGAGGTCTTTCAGAGCGGTGTCATTCCCTCTGACACAGACTTCCGCATTTATAGGGACTTCGGAAACATCCCAG GCATCGATCTTGCGTTCATTGAAAACGGTTTTATCTATCACACCAAATACGACACGGCCAACAGAATACTGACAGACTCCATCCAGAGAGCCG GTGACAACATCTTGGCTGTTTTGAAGCACCTGGTAACGTCAGAGAAGCTGGCGGACTCCTCAGAGTATCGCCATGGGAACATGGTGTTTTTTGACCTGCTGGGGGTGATTGCCGTTGCCTATCCAGCTCGCGTTGGCACCATCATCAACTACATGGTTGCTGCAGCCACCTTCCTGTATTTAGCCAAGAAGGCGTCTCTGCCCGGCAATCGAG GTGGGCGTTATGTTCGGGACCTGGCCTGTGCCACGGGTGTAGCGGTGCTGGGCTGGTTCGTCACTCTGCTGTTGGTGCTCATTGTTGCTCTTCTGATCACTCTGCTGGGACGCTCCATGTTTTGGTACACTCACTTTTATGCTGCCATCTGCCTGTATGGAGCTGCAGCCACCGGGAAAATGATTCTCATCCACACACTGGCCAAAAACCTATACTACGGA GGCGTCCGTCTGGTGGAGCTGGGCGATCTGTATTTTGATGTGAGCTTGCTGCTCTGGTGCTGCAGCCTGGTGTGGCTCACCCAGCGGGGTCTGTGTTCAGCCTATGTTCCCATGCTGATGGTGGCCTTCCCCCTGGTCACCAGGCTTCTGCTGACAACGGAATTTAAACACAGAG GAGCATCACTGAAGTACAGCGGCCTGTATCTTTTGGGCCTGGCGCTTCCCTATCTCCACTTCATGTTCCTCATCTGGGTGGTGTTTGAGATTTTCACCCCCATCATGGGCCGCAGCGGCACAGAAATCCCCCCTGAGGTGGTGATGGCCTCTTTGGTCACTTTGGCAATCGTTTTCCTCTCCTCTTACTTT ctgcattttGTCTATTTGGTGAGGAGCACTAAGTGGATCCTGGCAGCTCTGGGCTCATTGTTCGTTGTTATGTTCCTTTTGGTGTCCGCCGGCCTCTTCTTTCCTTACTCCGGGAATCCAAACAGCCCCCGGCCAAAGAGGATATTCCTGCAG CATACGACTCGGACCTTCCACAACCTGCAGGGCCAGGTGGAGAGCAGAGACTCTGGCATCTGGATCAACAGCTTCGACTTCACCGCAGTTCAGCACATCACTCCTCAGATCCCCGAGATCAACGACAGCATCCGAACCCGCTGCCGAGAGGACCGGCCCTTCTGCGGTTACCCCTGGTTCCTGCCTGTGAAGTTCCTCAGCAG GAAGAACTGGTACCTTCCCGCCCCGGAAGTGTCTCCTGGTTCTCCGGTGGATTTCAGCCTTATGTCCAAGGAGGAGACGAGCTGGGGAACTGTCAAGATGACTTTCAGTGTCAAAG GGCCCAGCCACATGTCTCTGTATCTGATGCCTCACAGAGGAGCCAGTCTGTCCACCTGGTCTCTCGGTGACGGGACGCCTCAGTTTGACCTGAACGGAGAATACTTTGTCTTCTATTCCCACGGCCTCGATGCCGCTAAATGGACCTTTTGGTTTGAAATACAG ccCCCCACAGAACCAGATCCAGCCGGCCCTGAGGGGATGATCTCCGTTGCCATATCGACGCACTATTTCTTCGGCGAAGACCGACGGACTGCTCAGCTGGAGGAAATGCTCCGGAAGTTTCCCATCTGGGCTTTCCCCTCATCCTGGGTCAGTACCTACGACATGTACCGGTACTGA